One Drosophila nasuta strain 15112-1781.00 unplaced genomic scaffold, ASM2355853v1 ctg29_pilon, whole genome shotgun sequence DNA window includes the following coding sequences:
- the LOC132797886 gene encoding uncharacterized protein LOC132797886, whose amino-acid sequence MADGSQRPGVEHHLNCRDHGLQLLGRLVNRGQILIAQISRHLLMRFFTRSVPPRVNPRKACLLKNWKLWTLLDLTNEYLTRKLDRQTHMLYEQSVVDSKKLQKLDQFLTFLEHRFLTLEATGSDKISHTKKAHALRLRQQQLNKLLQNSGFKLRKWCTNNFQVLQGVPREDITSNVQLEETSYEDYTIKTLGITWTPTTDHLFVMKAKIFMQHLTTEGYEYKDDLPAHLQEKWKRYREELKVLNTIKVPRHVYSGKTPVTAEIHTFVDASEKAYGAAAYIRATYKDKRRTIQILCAKSHLASINTITLPRLELKAAVLGAQLTSKIKEDLAMKNASTYYWSDSRIVLSWINCSSSIRDKFVATRVATIHELSIPKQWRHVASEHNAADVLSRGMTASKFAEHAMWFYGPMFLHGSSSTWPAPFIATNEELIIMNPPKVSQSSVMTITKEEDIIYTIQHNNSFNKLLRVIAYMMRFRHQNGILRVGGRLEAANLSFDSKHPILLPYNDPVVKMILVQIHKDNMHCGPQALLTTSRQQFWILKGKTMARSTVKACVKCTKAKPKLMEQIMENLPPLRDAMLNDVRIHISAEHQGRRGKDVSEVGNSPEVRPAHGDGERERGRAGVQDRVVSIWSSRRH is encoded by the exons ATGGCTGACGGCTCCCAGCGGCCGGGAGTTGAGCACCACCTCAACTGCCGCGACCACGGTCTGCAACTTCTCGGCC GTCTTGTCAATCGAGGTCAAAtcctgatagctcagattAGCAGGCATCTTCTGATGAGATTCTTCACCAGAAGTGTACCGCCCCGAGTCAATCCACGCAAGGCTTGTCTTTTGAAGAACTGGAAACtctggaccttgcttgatttgACCAACGAATA TTTGACAAGGAAATTGGATCGTCAAACTCATATGTTATATGAACAATCAGTTGTAGACTCAAAGAAGCTGCAGAAACTGGATCAGTTTTTGACCTTCTTGGAACATCGGTTCCTTACATTGGAGGCTACCGGCAGTGATAAGATAAGTCACACCAAAAAGGCACATGCGCTCAGATTG aggcaacaacagcttaaCAAACTTCTGCAAAATTCTGGattcaagttaagaaaatggTGTACCAACAATTTCCAAGTTCTACAAGGAGTTCCGAGGGAAGACATCACTTCAAATGTACAACTGGAGGAGACTTCATATGAGGACTACACGATTAAGACCCTCGGAATCACCTGGACACCAACGACAGATCACCTTT TtgtaatgaaagcaaaaattttCATGCAACACCTCACAACGGAGGGTTATGAGTACAAAGACGATCTGCCGGCTCATCTTCAGGAGAAATGGAAACGCTACAGGGAGGAGCTAAAGGTTCTGAACACCATAAAAGTACCACGTCACGTCTACTCAGGAAAAACACCTGTGACGGCAGAAATCCACACATTTGTTGATGCCTCGGAGAAAGCATATGGAGCTGCTGCATACATCCGAGCAACATATAAGGACAAGCGAAGAACGATCCAAATATTATGTGCAAAATCTCACTTAGcatcaataaatacaataacgCTACCGCGTCTGGAGCTTAAGGCTGCTGTATTAGGAGCACAGTTGACCTCCAAAATAAAGGAAGACTTGGCcatgaaaaatgcatccaCATATTACTGGTCTGATTCACGGATTGTACTGTCATGGATAAATTGCTCATCATCCATTCGAGACAAATTCGTTGCCACTAGAGTTGCAACAATACATGAGCTATCCATACCAAAACAGTGGAGACATGTTGCATCAGAACACAATGCAGCAGATGTCCTCTCCAGAGGAATGACGGCTTCAAAATTCGCGGAACATGCCATGTGGTTCTACGGCCCTATGTTCCTACATGGTTCATCATCCACATGGCCGGCTCCTTTTATTGCTACCAACGaggaattaataattatgaatccGCCAAAGGTTAGTCAATCATCCGTGATGACTATCACAAAAGAGGAGGACATAATATACACAATACAacataataattcatttaacaaGCTACTCAGAGTAATAGCTTACATGATGCGCTTCCGAC ATCAGAATGGAATTTTGCGTGTAGGAGGTCGACTGGAGGCGGCAAATTTATCATTCGACTCCAAACATCCGATACTTCTGCCATACAACGACCCTGTTGTGAAGATGATTCTTGTGCAAATACACAAGGACAACATGCATTGCGGACCTCAGGCTCTATTGACTACATCAAGGCAGCAATTCTGGATCCTTAAAGGAAAAACTATGGCTAGGAGCACGGTAAAAGCCTGTGTCAAGTGCACTAAAGCTAAGCCAAAATTAATGGAGCAGATCATGGAAAATCTGCCACCACTTAGG